In Anopheles gambiae chromosome 2, idAnoGambNW_F1_1, whole genome shotgun sequence, a single window of DNA contains:
- the LOC1278824 gene encoding heat shock protein 60A yields MFRLPTVLRVAAARQVAASRGYAKDVRFGPEVRALMLQGVDVLADAVAVTMGPKGRNVILEQSWGSPKITKDGVTVAKGIELKCKFQNIGAKLVQDVANNTNEEAGDGTTTATVLARAIAKEGFEKISKGANPVEIRRGVMLAVDTVKEHLKTLSRKVNTPEEIAQVATISANGDRAIGDLISEAMKRVGKEGVITVKDGKTLNDELEVIEGMKFDRGYISPYFINSSKGAKVEFQDALVLFSEKKISTVQSIIPALEMANQQRKPLVIIAEDVDGEALSTLVVNRLKIGLQVAAVKAPGFGDNRKSTLSDMAISTGGIVFGDDANLVKLEDVQLSDLGQVGEITITKDDCLLLKGRGKQEDVNRRADQIRDQIAETTSEYEKEKLQERLARLSSGVAVLKVGGSSEVEVNEKKDRVNDALCATRAAVEEGIVPGGGTALIRCAPALANLKGANEDQNTGIEIVRRALRMPCTQIAKNAGVDGSVVVAKVEELKGDFGYDALNNEYVNMIEKGIIDPTKVVRTALSDASGVASLLTTAEAVVTEIPKEEPAGPMGGMGGMGGMGGMGGMGGMM; encoded by the exons ATGTTCCGTTTGCCAACAGTGTTGCGTGTTGCTGCCGCCCGACAGGTCGCTGCCAGCCGTGGCTACGCTAAGGATGTGCGCTTTGGGCCCGAAGTACGTGCCCTAATGCTGCAGGGTGTCGATGTGCTAGCAGATGCCGTTGCCGTCACGATGGGACCAAAG GGACGTAACGTCATCCTGGAACAAAGCTGGGGCTCGCCCAAAATCACCAAGGACGGTGTAACGGTGGCGAAGGGCATCGAGCTGAAGTGCAAGTTCCAGAACATTGGCGCCAAGCTGGTGCAGGATGTGGCTAACAACACGAACGAGGAGGCCGGTGACGGTACCACGACCGCTACCGTGCTGGCCCGCGCCATCGCCAAGGAGGGCTTCGAGAAGATCTCGAAGGGTGCCAACCCGGTCGAGATCCGGCGCGGTGTGATGCTGGCCGTCGACACGGTGAAGGAGCACCTGAAGACGCTGTCGCGCAAGGTGAACACTCCCGAGGAGATTGCCCAGGTGGCAACGATTTCCGCGAACGGTGACCGCGCGATCGGCGATCTGATCAGCGAGGCAATGAAGCGCGTCGGCAAGGAGGGCGTGATTACGGTGAAGGACGGCAAGACGCTGAACGACGAGCTGGAGGTGATCGAGGGCATGAAGTTCGACCGGGGCTACATCTCGCCGTACTTCATCAACTCGAGCAAGGGCGCCAAGGTCGAGTTCCAGGACGCGCTCGTGCTGTTCTCGGAGAAGAAGATCTCTACGGTGCAGTCGATCATTCCCGCGCTGGAGATGGCGAACCAGCAGCGCAAGCCGCTGGTCATCATTGCGGAGGATGTGGACGGCGAGGCGCTCAGCACGCTGGTGGTGAACCGGCTGAAGATTGGCCTGCAGGTGGCCGCCGTAAAGGCGCCCGGCTTCGGTGACAACCGCAAGTCGACGCTGTCCGATATGGCCATCAGCACCGGCGGCATCGTGTTTggcgatgatgcgaatctggtcAAGCTGGAGGATGTGCAGCTGTCCGATCTCGGCCAGGTGGGCGAGATCACGATCACCAAGGACGATTGTCTGCTGCTGAAGGGGCGCGGCAAGCAGGAGGACGTGAACCGCCGGGCGGACCAGATTCGGGACCAGATCGCGGAAACGACGTCCGAGTACGAGAAGGAAAAGCTGCAGGAGCGTCTCGCACGCCTGTCGTCCGGTGTGGCCGTGCTGAAGGTCGGTGGTTCGAGCGAGGTTGAGGTGAACGAAAAGAAGGACCGCGTGAACGATGCTCTGTGCGCAACCCGAGCCGCCGTCGAGGAAGGCATTGTGCCCGGTGGTGGTACCGCGCTCATCCGCTGCGCACCGGCTCTGGCCAACCTGAAGGGAGCAAACGAGGACCAGAACACGGGCATCGAGATTGTGCGCCGTGCGCTGCGCATGCCGTGCACACAGATCGCCAAGAATGCCGGCGTCGAtgggtcggtggtggtggcgaagGTGGAGGAGCTGAAGGGCGACTTCGGATACGATGCGCTCAACAACGAGTATGTGAACATGATCGAGAAGGGCATCATCGATCCGACCAAGGTCGTCCGGACAGCGCTGTCCGATGCGTCCGGCGTTGCGTCGCTGCTCACCACAGCCGAAGCGGTCGTGACGGAGATCCCGAAGGAGGAACCGGCCGGCCCGATGGGTGGTATGGGAGGAATGGGCGGTATGGGAGGCATGGGAGGCATGGGCGGTATGATGTAA
- the LOC11175801 gene encoding p53 and DNA damage-regulated protein 1, producing METKVSDQRKLTEILLETERVADRILAYKQELVELDKRRQDTREALRLIEKHIPETQQRVWITIGSMLMKRDRHTAVELLRKDQQTTEAEIERIRMEQKLLVAKQRDLEHDQPLRGFNLKPLSNAEIAGIRSNLPGF from the coding sequence ATGGAAACGAAAGTATCCGATCAGCGCAAGCTGACGGAAATCTTACTGGAAACAGAGCGCGTTGCCGACCGAATTTTGGCCTACAAGCAAGAGCTGGTGGAGCTGGACAAACGGCGGCAGGATACGCGCGAGGCGCTCCGGCTGATCGAGAAGCACATTCCCGAGACGCAGCAGCGCGTTTGGATAACGATCGGTTCGATGCTCATGAAACGCGACCGCCACACCGCGGTTGAGTTGTTGCGCAAGGATCAGCAAACGACGGAGGCGGAGATCGAACGGATACGCATGGAGCAGAAGCTGCTGGTTGCAAAGCAGCGCGATCTCGAGCACGATCAGCCGTTGCGTGGGTTCAATTTGAAACCACTAAGCAATGCGGAAATTGCTGGCATTCGGTCGAATTTGCCTGGTTTTTGA
- the LOC133391343 gene encoding uncharacterized protein LOC133391343 — translation MYTIREETFELVKEVVLSEEDLSACGALVPSKLTGHIVWKDHRMLDSVNEMLAELRLTDDLSKLLFARSVASGATFAPELSPTDSDGSSSYSLFSSGSSELDNENMRMVWNELASDDTQQDGCEFCTIEPSDRQFYVKHQTYVNGKLCCPVLAAWEISQRDTAAKKIAIKEYGMCFKTTQQQKCSKN, via the exons ATGTACACCATACGCGAGGAAACGTTCGAGCTGGTGAAGGAGGTGGTTCTCAGTGAGGAGGATCTATCCGCATGCGGTGCGCTGGTGCCATCGAAGCTTACAGGCCATATAGTGTGGAAAGACCACCGAATGCTGGATTCCGTGAATGAAATGTTGGCTGAGCTCAGATTGACGGACGATCTTTCCAAGCTTCTGTTTGCACGCTCGGTGGCGTCTGGCGCGACTTTTGCCCCTGAATTGTCACCAACCGATTCGGATGGGTCGAGCAGCTACTCGCTCTTCAGCAGTGGCTCTTCCGAGCTGGATAACGAAAACATGAGGATGGTGTGGAACGAACTGGCCAGCGATGATACCCAACAGGACGGGTGCGAATTCTGCACCATCGAACCGAGTGATAG acaATTCTATGTCAAGCATCAGACTTATGTAAACGGAAAGCTCTGCTGTCCTGTACTTGCGGCTTGGGAAAT ATCTCAACGTGACACAGCGGCTAAAAAAATTGCCATTAAAGAATatggaatgtgttttaaaaCCACCCAGCAGCAAAAGTGCAGCAAAAACTGA